From Calditerrivibrio sp.:
TTGAGGGGGAAGACCCCCTCGATATTACTTGTTAATTGAAAAAGGTAATAACGCTATAATTCTTGCTGTTTTGATGGCAGAGGCCAATCTTCTCTGATGTTTAGTACATACACCCGTTAATCTTTTAGGTAATATTTTGCCCCTTTCTGTTATAAACTGTTTCAACAAAACAGCATCTTTATAGTCTATCTCTACTTTATCTGAACAAAACCTACAGCTTTTTTTCTTCTGAAATTTCTTTCTTGCATTTAACATCTATTAACCCCCTAAAATGGTATGTCTT
This genomic window contains:
- the rpsR gene encoding 30S ribosomal protein S18 gives rise to the protein MLNARKKFQKKKSCRFCSDKVEIDYKDAVLLKQFITERGKILPKRLTGVCTKHQRRLASAIKTARIIALLPFSINK